A window from Salvia miltiorrhiza cultivar Shanhuang (shh) chromosome 2, IMPLAD_Smil_shh, whole genome shotgun sequence encodes these proteins:
- the LOC131011557 gene encoding CASP-like protein 2D1: MNASDLKLLDFSLRLFVIPFNIASIWIAINDRQDNADYGKLEFNDLVGLKYMVCVSAIAAVYALFAAVSSYLRCLLTKAWLFFVTDQVLAYLMVTSMAALVEFMYLVYNGDQVVSWSSACVSYGKFCSRLKIALILHVIAVCCFLVLAVISAYRVFRRFDPPFVPSKEAQQDRT, from the exons ATGAATGCATCCGACCTCAAACTGTTGGATTTCTCGCTGAGGCTGTTTGTAATTCCTTTTAACATTGCTTCCATTTGGATTGCCATCAACGATCGCCAGGATAACGCTGACTATGGTAAATTGGAGTTCAATGACCTCGTTGGCCTCAA ATATATGGTTTGCGTGAGTGCCATTGCTGCTGTGTATGCTCTGTTTGCTGCCGTATCTTCATATCTCAGATGCTTGCTCACTAAAGCATGGCTTTTCTTTGTTACTGATCAG GTGCTGGCATACTTAATGGTGACCTCGATGGCAGCTCTGGTGGAGTTCATGTACTTGGTCTACAATGGTGATCAAGTGGTGTCATGGAGTTCAGCTTGTGTTTCTTATGGGAAATTCTGCAGCAGATTGAAGATAGCATTGATTCTGCATGTAATTGCTGTTTGTTGTTTCCTGGTTTTGGCTGTGATTTCTGCTTACAGGGTCTTTAGAAGATTTGATCCCCCTTTTGTTCCTTCCAAAGAGGCTCAACAAGATAGGActtga